A stretch of DNA from Lysinibacillus sp. B2A1:
TCCCGTTTACCAGGAAAAATATTAAAACCTCTCGGAGATGTAGATGTTTTAACGTATTCCGTTGAGCGTTGCAGAGCCATAAAAGGAGTAAGTGAGGTCATTGTAGCTACAAGCTCTTTACAACAGGATGATGCAATTGCAAAATGGTGTCAAAATCATCAAGTAGCCTATTTCCGCGGCTCTGAATACGATGTTTTGGACAGATACGTGCAATGTATGAAAATGTATACTCCAGATTATGTTATGCGAGTGACATCGGATTGTCCATTTGTTGACTACGAAATGGCTAATGAGATAGTTAAATTAATGGAAAAAGAGCGTAAAGACATTGTGTTAATTGATGGGGAGTTACCTCGCGGACTTGCCGTGGAACTTATTTCTTATGAAGCATTGCTTCGAATTCATGAGGTAGGAAAAGAAACACGTCATCGTGAACATGTAACTTATTATGCGTATGAATTTGCAGATCAATTTGAGGTTGTATCCTATAAAGTACCAGAAAATCAAAATGCTCCGAATTTGCGAATCACTCTTGATACAGTAGATGACTATAAACTTATTTACTCAGTTGCTAAGTATTTTAATGACTTTTTAGTATCCAGTGCAGAAGTCATCCAATTTTTAAACGACCATCCTGAAATAGCTAATTTAAACGCTCATATCGAGCAAAAGCCGGTGATATAAGTGAATGTTATTATCAGAACAGATGCATCATTAACAATTGGTTCTGGTCATGTAATGCGTTGTTTAACGGTTGCGAAAAAATTACAAAAAATAGGTTTTAGAGTAAGGTTTTGGATGGAACCTTTACCAGGAAATTTAATTGATTTTGTTGAACAGCAGGGCTTTACTAATATTATGCAAGCGGATTATGCAGATCTTTATATTGTTGATCATTATAGTCTTGATAGGGATTGGGAGAAAAAAGTTCAGCAATTTACTCAAAAGTTGGTCGTGATTGATGATTTAGCTCGTACTCATGATTGTGATTTACTTTTAGATCAAAATTTGGTACCGAATTATAGATCACGCTATGACGGTCTTGTACCTGAACATTGTATTAAATTACTTGGTCCAACTTATTTAATAATGAGAGATGAATATAATATGGCACGCAGACAGCTCAGTAAACGTAGCAGTCAAGTGGAACGTTTGCTCGTTTTTATGGGAGGAAGTGACCCAACGAATGAAACGATGAAGGTGTTAGCTGCATTAGAAAGTTGTTTATTTAGACAAGTTGATGTCGTTGTTGGAAGTAATAATCCATTGAAAATAGAAATTGAGGCCATTTGTAGAAAGCGTAGTTATAATTTTCATTGTCAAATCGACTATATGGCAAAGTTAATGCTACAGGCTGATTTTGCAATTGGAGCTGGGGGTAGTGCGATGTGGGAAAGATTTTATGTTGGTCTTCCTTCATCAACTACAATTGTTGCTGAGAATCAAAAAGCTACAACAAATTATGCTGCAGTACTAGGAGCAGTCATCAATCTTGGCTGGCATGAACAAGTAACCTCTAGTACATATAAAAGTTTATTAAGTGAATTTACTATTGAAGGAATGAGTAATAAAGGGCTTGAATTAACCATGAATAAGCAATCGGATGCTTGGATGCATGAAATATTGGAGTTGATGAAATGTTAAAAATAGGGAATAGAGAAATTGGAAGTCATGTAAAGCCTTTTATTATTGCGGAAATGTCTGGAAACCATAATCAATCATTAGAACGTGCATTACATTTAGTAGAAATTGCAGCAGAAGCCGGTGTAGATGCTCTAAAATTACAAACATACACTCCTGATACAATTACATTAGATGTACATACGGGGGAGTTTTTTATTCATGATGATGCGAACCTTTGGAAAGGGAGTTCACTGTATAATTTATACAAAGAAGCATATACACCGTGGGAATGGCATAAAGAAATTTTTGATAAAGCAAAAGGGTTAGGGATGCTTACTTTTAGTTCACCATTTGATGAAACAGCAGTTGATTTTTTAGAAACACTTGATGTACCAGCTTATAAAATTGCTTCTTTTGAAAATGTAGACATCCCACTAATTCGTAAAGTTGCGAGAACTGGAAAACCTATGATTATTTCAACAGGAATGGCAACTGTTGCTGAATTAGATGAGGCAGTTAGTGCGGCTCGTGAAGAGGGGAATAACCAAATTGTTTTACTAAAGTGTACAAGTACATATCCTGCTACTCCTTCAAATTCAAACTTAGCTACGATTCCACATATGCGTGAACTATTTGGAACAGAAGTTGGTTTATCTGACCATACACTCGGAGTCGGTGTTTCAGTTGCTGCAGTAACACTAGGTGCGACAGTGATTGAAAAGCATTTTACAACATCTCGCGCTGAAAGTGGAGTAGACTCGGTATTTTCGTTGGAACCACATGAGTTAAAAATGCTTGTTGTGGAGACGGAACGCGCATGGCTAAGTTTAGGACATGTAAACTACGGACCAACTGATGCAGAAAGGGACTCAATAAAATTCCGAAAATCATTATATATAGGTGAAGATTTGAAAGCTGGCGATATTTTAACAGCTCAAAATTTACGCAATATACGTCCAGGATTAGGATTACAAACCAAATATTATGATCTAATTTTAGGTAAAGCTATAAAACAAGACGTTAAAAAAGGTAGACCTCTTAGTTGGGAGTTATTACTTTGAAAAAAGAATTAGATAAAATGGATGAATTATTCGACAGACTTTTCCCCATTATGCGTAGTATTATGGGAGAAGGTGTTCGAGAAACAATGAGTATTTTGCAAAAATATATTCCTCTGGAAATAGAAGGTATTCCAACAGGGACAGAAGTATTCGACTGGGAAATTCCAAAAGAGTGGGTTATACGAGAAGCGTGGATTAAAGATGGGCAAGGAAATAAAGTGATAGATATAGCTGACTTGAACTTACATGTGGTCAACTACAGCGAACCCATTAACAAATGGCTATCACTAGAGGAATTAAAGCATTATGTACATACTATTCCTCACTTACCAAATGCTGTTCCATATGTAATTTCTTATTATAAGGAACGGTGGGGTTTTTGTATGAGCCAAAATCAGCTAGATAGCTTAGCGGATGGTCAGTATCACGTATATATAGATAGCGAAAAAATGGAAGGTGAGTTAAATTTTGCACAAACCGTATTAACAGGAAAATCAGATAAAGAGGTTCTAATAAGTACTTATATATGCCACCCTTCTATGGCCAATAATGAGTTAAGTGGACCACTTGTTGCAACACAATTATATAACCGTTTGAAAAATTGGGACAATCGGGAGCTAACATATCGTTTTGTGTTTTTACCAGAAACAATTGGATCTATTTCTTTTTTATGGAAATATGGTGAGCGTTTGAAGGATAATCTATATTCAGGGCTTGTGTTAACCTGTTTAGGTGGGAAAGACCATCGACTATCATTTAAACAACCACGTTTAACACATACACCATTGGACGATTTGATTGCTTACTTAAATCAATTTGAAAATTTGGAAATGCCTATTCGCCCATTTACCCCTTTACATGGCTCAGATGAACGTCAGTATTGCTCGCCAGGTTTTAATTTACCAGTAGGACAATTTTCCAAAATGGTTTATGGAGCATATCCTGGCTATCATAATTCATTAGATACAAAAGAAAATATGACAATCGAAGCTTTAATGGATAGCGTGAATGAAATTGAAAGATTATTAAAACTACAAGAATTAAATGGCTATTATATCAATCAGAAACCTTTTGGTGAGCCGAAACTAGGAAAGTATGATTTATATCCTGATATAAATGCTCCTAGTATGTGGGGAAAATCCAACAGCAAAAAAATCGACAACCGCCAACAGTTAAATCAAATATTAACAATTTTAAACTATTCAGATGGAAAACATCGTATAACTGATTTAGCAAAGACATTACCATATCTATTAGAGGATTATGAAATATCAATTGAAGCATTAAAGGAGCATGGGTTACTTACTGGACCCTTTTATGAAGAACAGGAGTTATGAAAATGAGAGTTTTATTGTTAACAGGTTCACATCCAAGACATTTATATGTCGTCAATCAATTGGCTAAGCTTGGCATAGTGATGGCACATGTCATGGAAGTGCGAGAAGAATTTATTCCTCAGCCCCCAGATTATCTTGAAGACATTGACCGTACTAATTTTATTCGCCATTTTGCAGATCGTGATGAAGCTGAAAGGAGACATTTTGTTGGGAATGAGGTAGTAAAGGTAAAGATACCAACCTTGCAAGTATCACATACTAGTTTGAACAGTGTTGAAACGATTAGATGGGTGAATGAGCAAACCTTTGATTTAGCAATTAGCTATGGTGTACATATGTTAAGCGAGGAGTTATTAGATGTAATGCCAGCCCATTCTTGGAATATTCACGGTGGGCTTTCTCCCTGGTACAAGGGAAATACGACCTTATTTTGGCCGTTCTTTATGCTACGTCCCAATTGGGCGGGTATGACAGTACATCGCCTTACATCTATATTAGATGCAGGCGAAATTGTGCATCAGTCGGTTCCGCAATTGACTTATGGTGATGGACTTCATGATGTAGCATGTAAGGCTGTTATGCAAGTGACAGAAGATTTAGTGCATATAATTCAAAATACGCTATTATCTGAAATCACATATATACAGCAAAAAGGAAACGGTAAGCTATGGGTCGGAACAGATTGGCTCCCACAGTATTTACGTTTTGTTTATAATCTGTATAACAATGATATTGTTGATCAATTTTTAGATGGCAAATTACCAAAAATGGATCCACCAATTATTTCTGCTTTAAGAAAAGAGGAATAGATATGAAAAAGCTGCCTGAATTTCTTTCCTATGGTCAACAATCTATTGATGAAGGTGATATTCAAATTGTCATAGATACATTACGCTCACCCTTTCTAACACAAGGGCCTAAAATAAAACAGTTTGAACATGCAATTGCTGATTATGTTGGTGCTCAATATGCAGTTGCTTTTTGCAATGGGACTGCAGCCCTTCATGCAGCTTGTTATGCAGCTGGAATAAGTGAGGGTGATGAAGTTATTACTTCACCTATTACATTTGCAGCTAGTGCTAATTGTGTACGTTATTTGGGAGGTACTGTTGTTTTTGCTGATATTGATGCAAATACATATAATATTGATCCTTCTGAGGTTAGACGAAAGATAACATCAAACACTAAGGCCATTATTCCAGTTGATTTTACAGGTCAACCAGCAGATATGGAAACTATTATGGAGATTGCATCTGAACATAACTTAGTGGTAATTGAAGATAGTGCTCATTCACTTGGAGCTGAATATAAGGGCGATAAAGTTGGTACTCAAGCAGATATGACTATGTTCAGCTTTCATCCAGTCAAACCGATTACCACAGCTGAGGGTGGAATCATCGTAACGAATAATGAGGAATATTATCGAAAATTGCAATTATTCCGTAGCCATGGCATCGAGCAAACTGAGTACTCAGTTGAACAAGGTGGTTGGTATTATGAAATGACAGACCTTGGGTATAATTATCGAATGACAGATTTACAAGCAGCACTTGGCTTATCTCAAATGACAAAAATTGATTCATTTATTCAGCAACGTCGTGAAATTGCGGCATTTTATACAGAGGCATTTCAGGACATTGAAGGAGTTATCGTTCCGAAACAGCTAGAAGAAACAAATTCAGGTTGGCATTTGTATATGATTCAGCTAGAACGAGCTTCTCGTAAGCAAATTTTTGAACAAATGAGATCATTAAATATAGGTGTGCATGTACATTATATTCCGGTTTATTGGCATCCATATTATCAACAGCTAGGTTATGAGCGAGGATTATGTCCAAATGCAGAAAATTGGTATGAAAGGGCTTTAACACTTCCTATCCATCCTAATATAACAACAGAAGATTTATCAATTATAGTCTCAAATATAAAAAAATTACTAAATCTAAAATAAAAATAATCAAACTTTGATACCTCAAATTCGAACACTTTTGTTTGAGTTTGAGGTATTTCTGTATCAGAATCTAAAGGAACTATCCTAATTTGTTTTCCAAAAAACGTGAAACAATAGAAAATGCTTCCGATAATAATGTTAAGCATATGAAAAGTTTAGGAGGTTGAGTTACATGCGTATTGCATCGCAAGGGCAGTCAGTTGAGACTATTACTGCACCTACAAATACAAAAGCAATGAATGTACACGAGAATATGACGCCTAATGTTTCAGCAAAAACGAACTCTCAACCGGTAGTGGAAAAAACGACTACTGCTGGAGAAGAACAAGAAGTTACAAAGGAGAAACTACAAAAGGCTGTTGATGTTGCAAATGAATTTTTGGAGATAAATAATAGTTCCTCGAAATTTGTTTATCACGAAGGCTTAGATCGCTATTATGTCACAATAGTCAAACGTGATACAGATGAGGTTGTTAAGGAAATTCCACCAAAAAAATTATTGGATGCATTCTATGAAATGCAAAAAATGGTGGGAATGATTGTTGACGAGAAAATTTGAAAAGTAATAGGAGGATAATAGAATGGTTACAAGAATTGGCGGATTAGCTTCAGGAATGGATATTGATGGTATTGTTGCAAAATTAATGACAGCGGAACGCGCACCGCTATATAAGCTTCAGCAACAAAAGATGAAGTATGAATGGCAAAGAGATGCTTATAGAGGTGTAAATACAAAAATTGATACATTTAGAAACTATTTAGTTGATAACTTTAGGCTATCTAGTAACTTTGTGAAAAAATCTACAACTATTACTGGAGCTAACGCTGATAAAGTGTCAATTACTGCTGGTACCAGCGCTTCAGGCTCATTAAATATTCAAGGAGTTCAATCTTTAGCAACAGCAGCAACCTCAGGTGCAAAAAATGCTCAAAATACAACATATAGAAATGCTGCAAATACAGATAAACTCGTTGATATTGGAGTGGCACAAGGACAATTTAATTTCAAAATTACAAGTGATGGAACAACTGAAGATCGTAGTATAGTTATCGATGGAAATACTAAGGTTTCTGATGTAGTGAACCAATTAGTGGGAGCTGGCTTTGATAAGGCGAGTTATGATGAAGCTACAGGTAAGTTTTCACTTGGTGCTATGGAAGGAAAAAAAGTAGAAGTAGCTGATGCAAATAGTGCTTCATTTTTAAGAGATCAGTTAGGTTTTACAACATCTTATATTGGATCATCTATTAAAGCAACGGATCCAAATGATAATACAGTAGAAGTTGCAGCAAATAATT
This window harbors:
- the pseI gene encoding pseudaminic acid synthase produces the protein MLKIGNREIGSHVKPFIIAEMSGNHNQSLERALHLVEIAAEAGVDALKLQTYTPDTITLDVHTGEFFIHDDANLWKGSSLYNLYKEAYTPWEWHKEIFDKAKGLGMLTFSSPFDETAVDFLETLDVPAYKIASFENVDIPLIRKVARTGKPMIISTGMATVAELDEAVSAAREEGNNQIVLLKCTSTYPATPSNSNLATIPHMRELFGTEVGLSDHTLGVGVSVAAVTLGATVIEKHFTTSRAESGVDSVFSLEPHELKMLVVETERAWLSLGHVNYGPTDAERDSIKFRKSLYIGEDLKAGDILTAQNLRNIRPGLGLQTKYYDLILGKAIKQDVKKGRPLSWELLL
- the pseC gene encoding UDP-4-amino-4,6-dideoxy-N-acetyl-beta-L-altrosamine transaminase translates to MKKLPEFLSYGQQSIDEGDIQIVIDTLRSPFLTQGPKIKQFEHAIADYVGAQYAVAFCNGTAALHAACYAAGISEGDEVITSPITFAASANCVRYLGGTVVFADIDANTYNIDPSEVRRKITSNTKAIIPVDFTGQPADMETIMEIASEHNLVVIEDSAHSLGAEYKGDKVGTQADMTMFSFHPVKPITTAEGGIIVTNNEEYYRKLQLFRSHGIEQTEYSVEQGGWYYEMTDLGYNYRMTDLQAALGLSQMTKIDSFIQQRREIAAFYTEAFQDIEGVIVPKQLEETNSGWHLYMIQLERASRKQIFEQMRSLNIGVHVHYIPVYWHPYYQQLGYERGLCPNAENWYERALTLPIHPNITTEDLSIIVSNIKKLLNLK
- a CDS encoding flagellar biosynthesis protein FlaG: MRIASQGQSVETITAPTNTKAMNVHENMTPNVSAKTNSQPVVEKTTTAGEEQEVTKEKLQKAVDVANEFLEINNSSSKFVYHEGLDRYYVTIVKRDTDEVVKEIPPKKLLDAFYEMQKMVGMIVDEKI
- a CDS encoding methionyl-tRNA formyltransferase, whose translation is MRVLLLTGSHPRHLYVVNQLAKLGIVMAHVMEVREEFIPQPPDYLEDIDRTNFIRHFADRDEAERRHFVGNEVVKVKIPTLQVSHTSLNSVETIRWVNEQTFDLAISYGVHMLSEELLDVMPAHSWNIHGGLSPWYKGNTTLFWPFFMLRPNWAGMTVHRLTSILDAGEIVHQSVPQLTYGDGLHDVACKAVMQVTEDLVHIIQNTLLSEITYIQQKGNGKLWVGTDWLPQYLRFVYNLYNNDIVDQFLDGKLPKMDPPIISALRKEE
- the pseG gene encoding UDP-2,4-diacetamido-2,4,6-trideoxy-beta-L-altropyranose hydrolase, which translates into the protein MNVIIRTDASLTIGSGHVMRCLTVAKKLQKIGFRVRFWMEPLPGNLIDFVEQQGFTNIMQADYADLYIVDHYSLDRDWEKKVQQFTQKLVVIDDLARTHDCDLLLDQNLVPNYRSRYDGLVPEHCIKLLGPTYLIMRDEYNMARRQLSKRSSQVERLLVFMGGSDPTNETMKVLAALESCLFRQVDVVVGSNNPLKIEIEAICRKRSYNFHCQIDYMAKLMLQADFAIGAGGSAMWERFYVGLPSSTTIVAENQKATTNYAAVLGAVINLGWHEQVTSSTYKSLLSEFTIEGMSNKGLELTMNKQSDAWMHEILELMKC
- a CDS encoding acylneuraminate cytidylyltransferase, with the translated sequence MNTIVIIQARMGSSRLPGKILKPLGDVDVLTYSVERCRAIKGVSEVIVATSSLQQDDAIAKWCQNHQVAYFRGSEYDVLDRYVQCMKMYTPDYVMRVTSDCPFVDYEMANEIVKLMEKERKDIVLIDGELPRGLAVELISYEALLRIHEVGKETRHREHVTYYAYEFADQFEVVSYKVPENQNAPNLRITLDTVDDYKLIYSVAKYFNDFLVSSAEVIQFLNDHPEIANLNAHIEQKPVI